In the Piscinibacter sp. XHJ-5 genome, one interval contains:
- a CDS encoding YbgC/FadM family acyl-CoA thioesterase → MKRSEFRFFERLRVRWAEIDQQKIVFNGHYLMYFDTAVTGYWRALALPYEKTLAYLNGDLFVRKATVEFEGSGRLDDLLDVGVRCMRIGTSSMTFVAAVFRNEELLVSGELVYVFADPSTQRSKPVPQELRDVLQAFESGKAMVDVRVGSWDDLGRDAQAIRTAVFVDEQKIPAEMEWDEADAGCVHAVAVNRLGMPLATGRLLEHVPGVAKIGRMAVVQTMRGSRVGRSVLDALMKAARARGDREVILHAQMSAAPFYARAGFSERGEVFEEAGIPHVEMVRAL, encoded by the coding sequence ATGAAGAGAAGCGAATTCCGGTTCTTCGAGCGCCTGCGCGTGCGCTGGGCCGAGATCGACCAGCAGAAGATCGTCTTCAACGGTCATTACCTGATGTACTTCGATACCGCGGTCACCGGCTACTGGCGCGCACTCGCGCTGCCCTACGAGAAGACGCTGGCGTACCTGAACGGCGACCTGTTCGTGCGCAAGGCGACCGTCGAATTCGAAGGCTCGGGGCGCCTGGACGACCTGCTGGACGTCGGCGTACGCTGCATGCGCATCGGCACCTCGTCGATGACCTTCGTCGCCGCGGTGTTCCGCAACGAGGAGTTGCTGGTGTCAGGCGAGTTGGTGTACGTCTTCGCCGATCCATCGACGCAGCGTTCGAAGCCGGTGCCGCAGGAGTTGCGCGACGTGCTTCAGGCCTTCGAGAGCGGCAAGGCCATGGTCGACGTGCGCGTCGGCTCGTGGGACGACCTGGGGCGCGACGCGCAGGCCATCCGCACGGCGGTGTTCGTCGACGAGCAGAAGATCCCGGCCGAGATGGAATGGGACGAGGCCGACGCGGGCTGCGTGCACGCCGTGGCGGTCAACCGGCTCGGCATGCCTTTGGCGACGGGCCGCCTGCTGGAGCACGTGCCTGGCGTCGCAAAGATCGGCCGCATGGCGGTCGTGCAGACCATGCGCGGCAGCCGGGTCGGGCGCAGCGTGCTCGACGCGCTGATGAAGGCTGCGCGCGCTCGAGGCGATCGCGAGGTCATCCTGCATGCGCAGATGTCGGCGGCGCCGTTCTACGCGCGAGCCGGGTTCAGCGAGCGCGGG
- a CDS encoding alpha/beta hydrolase, with protein MAGVLERIRRARRPPFHTQSVHDARAAYEAAAEVLEPARAPLARVENLVIPSRDGAALPARLYAPSTGALPVLLYVHGGGFTIGSLETHDSLCRQLASRSGAAVLALDYRLAPEHRFPVAVNDTWDALQWLAAHGDTVGLDRRRLAVAGDSAGGTLAAVAAIQARDAGLALRLQLLITPGTTAHADTASHRRFAHGFLLEAADIEWFFAHYIDPAQRTDWRFAPLEAEDLDGVAPACVVLAECDPLVDEGIAYADRLRASHVDVRLELYRGVTHDFIKMGRMLPEAAAAQDAAAHALKEAFEP; from the coding sequence ATGGCCGGTGTGCTCGAGCGCATCCGCCGCGCCCGGCGTCCTCCCTTCCACACGCAGAGCGTGCACGACGCACGGGCTGCGTACGAGGCCGCTGCCGAGGTGCTGGAGCCGGCGCGTGCGCCGCTTGCCCGTGTGGAGAACCTCGTCATCCCGTCGCGCGACGGTGCAGCGCTGCCTGCCCGCCTGTATGCGCCGTCGACCGGCGCGCTGCCCGTGCTTCTGTACGTGCACGGTGGCGGATTCACGATCGGCAGCCTGGAGACACACGACAGCCTGTGCCGGCAACTCGCGTCGCGCAGCGGCGCGGCGGTGCTCGCGCTGGACTACCGGCTGGCGCCGGAACACCGCTTTCCGGTGGCGGTGAATGACACCTGGGACGCGCTGCAATGGCTGGCAGCGCACGGCGACACCGTCGGACTGGACCGGCGTCGCCTCGCCGTCGCCGGCGACAGCGCGGGCGGCACGCTCGCCGCCGTGGCCGCCATCCAGGCGCGCGATGCCGGGCTGGCACTGCGTCTGCAGCTGCTGATCACGCCGGGGACGACGGCCCACGCCGACACGGCGTCTCACCGGCGCTTCGCGCACGGCTTCCTGCTGGAAGCGGCGGACATCGAGTGGTTCTTCGCCCACTACATCGATCCAGCCCAGCGCACCGACTGGCGCTTCGCGCCCCTGGAAGCGGAGGACCTGGACGGTGTGGCCCCCGCCTGCGTGGTGCTGGCCGAATGCGATCCCCTGGTCGACGAAGGCATCGCCTATGCGGATCGACTGCGTGCGTCCCACGTCGACGTGCGACTCGAGCTGTACCGCGGAGTGACGCACGATTTCATCAAGATGGGCCGGATGCTGCCCGAAGCAGCGGCGGCGCAGGACGCCGCAGCCCACGCATTGAAGGAGGCCTTCGAGCCATGA
- a CDS encoding iron-containing alcohol dehydrogenase, translating into MAFIQYITQVHLDFGAVQRLPQECERIGMQHPLVVTDAGVRAAGVLDKALAALGATPYQVFDQTPSNPNEAAVRAAAQLYGTYKCDGLIAVGGGSSIDLAKGVAIAATHEGPLKTYATIEGGSAKITERVAPVIAVPTTAGTGSEVARGAIVIVEDGRKLGFHSWHLVPKVAVCDPDLTSGLPPLLTAATGMDAIAHCMETFMASAVNPPADGIALDGLERGWAHIERATRNGDDRDARWNMMSASMQGALAFQKGLGCVHSLSHSLGGADPRLHHGTLNALFLPAVVRFNASAESMVKDRRLARMAHAMGLGSCDSQGTQIAEAIREMNARLGLPAGLAALGVTVELFDRLIAGALADHCHKTNPRIATADDYREMLQASM; encoded by the coding sequence ATGGCCTTCATCCAGTACATCACTCAGGTGCATCTCGATTTCGGCGCGGTGCAGCGGCTGCCCCAGGAATGCGAGCGCATCGGCATGCAGCATCCGCTGGTGGTCACCGATGCCGGCGTGCGCGCTGCCGGCGTGCTCGACAAGGCGCTGGCCGCGCTGGGCGCCACGCCGTACCAGGTATTCGACCAGACGCCATCCAACCCCAATGAAGCTGCCGTGCGCGCCGCCGCGCAGCTCTACGGCACCTACAAGTGCGACGGCCTCATCGCGGTGGGCGGCGGCTCCAGCATCGACCTCGCCAAGGGTGTCGCCATCGCGGCGACACACGAGGGTCCGCTGAAGACTTACGCGACCATCGAAGGCGGCAGCGCGAAGATCACCGAACGCGTTGCGCCCGTCATCGCGGTGCCGACCACTGCGGGCACGGGCAGCGAGGTCGCGCGCGGCGCCATCGTCATCGTCGAAGACGGCCGCAAGCTCGGCTTTCACAGCTGGCACCTGGTGCCCAAGGTGGCGGTGTGCGATCCCGACCTCACCAGCGGCCTGCCGCCGCTGCTCACCGCCGCCACCGGCATGGATGCGATCGCGCACTGCATGGAGACCTTCATGGCGAGCGCAGTCAATCCGCCCGCCGACGGCATCGCGCTCGACGGCCTGGAACGCGGCTGGGCGCACATCGAGCGCGCCACCCGCAATGGCGATGACCGCGATGCCCGCTGGAACATGATGAGCGCCAGCATGCAGGGCGCGTTGGCCTTTCAGAAGGGGCTGGGCTGCGTGCATTCGCTGAGCCACAGCCTGGGCGGAGCCGATCCTCGGCTGCACCACGGCACCTTGAACGCCCTGTTCCTGCCGGCGGTGGTGCGCTTCAACGCGAGCGCCGAATCGATGGTCAAGGACCGCCGCCTCGCGCGCATGGCCCACGCGATGGGGCTGGGCTCGTGCGATTCGCAGGGCACGCAGATCGCCGAGGCGATCCGCGAGATGAACGCCCGGCTGGGACTGCCCGCGGGCCTCGCGGCTCTGGGCGTCACGGTCGAGCTGTTCGATCGCCTCATCGCCGGCGCGCTCGCCGACCATTGCCACAAGACCAACCCGCGCATCGCCACCGCCGACGACTATCGCGAGATGCTGCAAGCGTCCATGTGA
- the aceA gene encoding isocitrate lyase → MTQPTREQQIAALEKEWAENPRWKGIKRGYTAADVVRLRGSVAIEHTLAKRGAEKLWNLINTEPFINALGALTGNQAMQQVKAGLKAIYLSGWQVAGDANSNGEMYPDQSLYSVDSVPKVVKRINNTFQRADQIQWSEGKNDIDFFAPIVADAEAGFGGVLNAFELMKAMIEAGAAGVHFEDQLAAVKKCGHMGGKVLVPTREAVSKLVAARLAADVMGTPTVLVARTDAEAADLVTSDVDENDKPFCTGERTVEGFYRTKPGLEQAVSRGLAYAEVADLVWCETGKPDLAYAKAFAEAIHKKFPGKLLSYNCSPSFNWRKNLDDWTIAKFQRELGAMGYKFQFITLAGFHSLNYSMFELAHGYARNQMSAFVELQEKEFAAAEKGFTAVKHQREVGTGYFDAVTTTIEREASTAALKGSTEDEQFFDAKHA, encoded by the coding sequence ATGACCCAACCGACCCGCGAACAACAAATCGCTGCCCTCGAAAAGGAATGGGCCGAGAACCCGCGCTGGAAAGGCATCAAGCGCGGCTACACCGCGGCCGACGTGGTGCGGCTGCGCGGCTCGGTCGCCATCGAGCACACGCTGGCCAAGCGCGGCGCCGAGAAGCTCTGGAACCTGATCAACACCGAGCCCTTCATCAACGCGCTGGGCGCCCTGACCGGCAACCAGGCGATGCAGCAGGTGAAGGCCGGGCTGAAGGCGATCTATCTGTCGGGCTGGCAAGTCGCCGGTGACGCGAACAGCAACGGCGAGATGTACCCCGATCAATCGCTCTACTCGGTGGACTCGGTGCCCAAGGTCGTCAAGCGCATCAACAACACCTTCCAGCGCGCCGACCAGATCCAGTGGTCCGAGGGCAAGAACGACATCGATTTCTTCGCCCCCATCGTCGCCGATGCCGAGGCAGGCTTCGGCGGCGTGCTCAACGCTTTCGAGCTGATGAAGGCGATGATCGAGGCGGGCGCTGCCGGCGTGCACTTCGAAGACCAGCTCGCCGCGGTCAAGAAATGCGGCCACATGGGCGGCAAGGTGCTGGTGCCCACCCGCGAGGCCGTCAGCAAGCTCGTCGCCGCGCGACTGGCCGCCGATGTGATGGGCACGCCCACCGTGCTCGTGGCACGTACCGATGCCGAAGCAGCCGACCTGGTGACCAGCGACGTCGACGAGAACGACAAGCCCTTCTGCACCGGCGAGCGCACGGTCGAAGGCTTCTATCGCACCAAGCCGGGCCTCGAGCAGGCGGTGTCGCGCGGACTGGCCTACGCCGAGGTCGCCGACCTGGTGTGGTGCGAGACCGGCAAGCCGGATCTGGCCTACGCCAAGGCGTTCGCCGAGGCGATCCACAAGAAGTTCCCGGGCAAGCTGCTGTCGTACAACTGCTCCCCGTCGTTCAATTGGAGGAAGAACCTCGACGACTGGACCATCGCCAAGTTCCAGCGCGAGCTGGGCGCCATGGGCTACAAGTTCCAGTTCATCACGCTGGCCGGCTTCCACAGCCTCAACTACTCGATGTTCGAACTGGCCCACGGCTACGCGCGCAACCAGATGAGCGCCTTCGTCGAGCTGCAGGAGAAGGAGTTCGCCGCCGCCGAGAAGGGCTTTACCGCGGTCAAGCACCAGCGCGAGGTCGGCACCGGCTATTTCGACGCCGTGACCACCACCATCGAGCGCGAGGCCTCCACCGCGGCGCTGAAGGGCTCGACCGAGGACGAGCAGTTCTTCGACGCGAAGCACGCCTGA
- a CDS encoding type 1 glutamine amidotransferase, translating to MKPVLILQHLHQDGPAYLARWLQARGRRFEVFNTEAGQDFPDTVDGYAAMAVLGGEMSANDPLPSLRHAERLILDAIDADVPVLGHCLGGQLMARALGAKVVPSPAPEIGWHPIRVVGPAAATWFGDSPEPVVFQWHYDAFELPPRAQLLASSGACPHQAFAVGPHLAMQFHVELDDAKLRAWVAAHDERFLAASHAPTVHDGPTMLNDAGRRLRLQQALADRVYARWLAFADTASGRP from the coding sequence ATGAAGCCCGTGCTGATCCTGCAGCATCTGCACCAGGACGGACCGGCCTATCTCGCGCGCTGGCTGCAAGCCCGCGGGCGCCGCTTCGAGGTCTTCAACACCGAAGCCGGACAGGATTTTCCGGACACGGTCGACGGCTACGCGGCGATGGCCGTGCTGGGCGGAGAAATGAGCGCGAACGACCCGCTGCCGTCGCTGCGCCACGCCGAGCGACTGATCCTCGACGCCATCGATGCCGATGTGCCCGTGCTCGGTCATTGCCTGGGCGGGCAGTTGATGGCGCGCGCGCTCGGTGCGAAAGTGGTCCCGTCGCCGGCTCCCGAGATCGGCTGGCATCCGATCCGGGTTGTAGGGCCTGCAGCGGCCACGTGGTTCGGCGACTCGCCCGAACCGGTCGTGTTCCAGTGGCACTACGACGCCTTCGAGCTGCCCCCGAGAGCGCAGCTGCTGGCATCCAGCGGAGCTTGCCCGCACCAGGCCTTCGCTGTCGGGCCGCACCTGGCGATGCAGTTTCATGTCGAGCTCGACGACGCCAAGCTGCGCGCGTGGGTGGCGGCGCACGACGAGCGTTTCCTGGCTGCATCGCATGCGCCGACGGTCCACGACGGCCCGACGATGCTCAACGACGCGGGTCGACGCCTGCGGCTTCAGCAAGCGCTCGCGGATCGCGTCTACGCACGATGGCTGGCCTTCGCGGACACGGCGTCCGGGCGGCCGTGA
- a CDS encoding Lrp/AsnC family transcriptional regulator, with amino-acid sequence MKLDAIDRAILRVLQVQGKLSNVELAERVHLSPSACLRRVKALEDGGVIAQYVALVNPKAVGQAGTSFTIVNLEKLTPKAIAAFEQAVRDIPQVLDCYYVAGTNDYLLRFTYNDAADLERFHLEVLERLPGVVRSNSMLVLRTVKKTTALEIE; translated from the coding sequence GTGAAATTGGATGCGATTGACCGCGCGATCCTGAGGGTCCTGCAGGTCCAAGGGAAACTCTCGAACGTCGAGCTGGCCGAGCGGGTGCATCTGTCGCCTTCGGCCTGTCTTCGGCGCGTGAAGGCGCTGGAAGACGGCGGCGTCATTGCGCAGTACGTGGCGCTCGTCAATCCGAAGGCGGTGGGTCAGGCGGGCACGAGCTTCACCATCGTCAATCTCGAGAAGCTGACCCCCAAGGCGATCGCGGCCTTCGAGCAGGCCGTGCGCGACATCCCGCAGGTGCTCGACTGCTACTACGTTGCCGGCACCAACGACTACCTGCTGCGCTTCACCTACAACGATGCAGCCGACCTGGAACGCTTCCACCTCGAGGTGCTCGAGCGGCTGCCCGGGGTCGTGCGCTCGAACTCGATGCTGGTGCTGCGCACCGTGAAGAAGACCACCGCGCTGGAAATCGAATGA
- a CDS encoding aspartate aminotransferase family protein, with translation MPDDMDAYWMPFTANRQFKKAPRMLSRAEGMHFWTPEGRQVLDAVAGLWCVNAGHGRKKIVEAIQRQAAEMDFAPPFNMGHPKAFELAQRLVELTPQGIKKVFFTNSGSESVETALKMAIAYHRVRGEGQRTRLIGRERGYHGVNFGGISVGGMVANRKMFGTLLAGVDHLRHTHDARNLFSRGQPEHGVELADDLERLVALHDASTIAAVIVEPVAGSTGVLIPPKGYLQRLREICDRHGILLIFDEVITGFGRLGSPFAATHFGVTPDLMTVAKGLTNGAVPMGAVFAKQQIHDAFMNGPEHLIEFFHGYTYSAHPLACAAGLATMETYADEGLLTRGAQMAETFQSAVHSLRDLPNVIDVRNIGLVGGIELAPIAGDPGKRAFSVFLDCWEKGLLVRTTGDTVALSPPLIIEKQHIDQIVGTLADAIKRAA, from the coding sequence ATGCCCGACGATATGGACGCCTACTGGATGCCCTTCACGGCCAACCGCCAGTTCAAGAAGGCGCCTCGCATGCTCTCGCGTGCCGAAGGCATGCATTTCTGGACCCCCGAGGGTCGGCAAGTGCTCGATGCTGTCGCCGGTCTGTGGTGCGTCAACGCGGGCCACGGCCGCAAGAAGATCGTCGAGGCGATCCAGCGGCAGGCCGCTGAGATGGATTTCGCGCCGCCGTTCAACATGGGACACCCCAAGGCCTTCGAGCTCGCGCAGCGGCTGGTCGAGCTGACCCCTCAGGGCATCAAAAAGGTCTTCTTCACCAACTCGGGATCCGAGTCGGTGGAGACCGCGTTGAAGATGGCGATCGCCTATCACCGCGTGCGCGGCGAAGGCCAGCGCACGCGGCTCATCGGTCGCGAGCGCGGCTACCACGGCGTGAACTTCGGCGGAATCTCGGTAGGCGGCATGGTGGCGAACCGCAAGATGTTCGGCACGCTGCTCGCCGGTGTCGACCATCTGCGACACACGCACGATGCGCGAAACCTCTTCAGCCGCGGCCAGCCCGAACACGGCGTGGAGCTGGCGGACGACCTGGAGCGGCTGGTCGCGCTGCACGACGCCTCGACCATCGCCGCGGTCATCGTCGAGCCGGTGGCCGGGTCCACCGGCGTGCTGATCCCGCCCAAGGGCTACCTGCAGCGGCTGCGCGAGATCTGCGACAGGCACGGCATCCTGCTGATCTTCGACGAGGTCATCACCGGCTTCGGACGACTCGGCTCACCCTTCGCGGCGACCCATTTCGGCGTGACGCCCGACCTGATGACGGTGGCCAAGGGCCTGACCAACGGCGCCGTCCCGATGGGCGCCGTGTTCGCCAAGCAGCAGATTCACGATGCCTTCATGAATGGACCCGAGCACCTGATCGAGTTCTTCCACGGCTACACCTATTCGGCGCACCCCCTCGCGTGCGCGGCCGGCCTGGCCACGATGGAGACCTATGCCGACGAGGGGCTGCTCACGCGCGGCGCCCAGATGGCGGAGACCTTCCAGTCGGCAGTGCATTCGCTGCGCGACCTGCCCAACGTCATCGATGTGCGCAACATCGGCCTGGTCGGCGGCATCGAGCTGGCCCCGATTGCCGGCGACCCGGGCAAGCGCGCCTTCTCGGTCTTCCTCGACTGCTGGGAGAAGGGCCTGCTGGTGCGCACCACCGGCGACACGGTGGCGCTGTCGCCGCCGCTGATCATCGAGAAGCAGCACATCGACCAGATCGTCGGCACGCTGGCCGACGCCATCAAGCGCGCCGCCTGA
- a CDS encoding FAD-binding oxidoreductase encodes MSFLSADRDLSRNSYYATTTPRRQTFASLNERIDCDVAVVGGGLAGLSGAVELADRGYQVALLEARQVGWGASGRNGGQVIAGLACDQTTVEALVGVSEARRIWAMTLEAVELVHARRRRFGIECEWQSGFLSVAVGAKKARELQRWQADMADHYGHETTWIARADLPQWIASPRYHAGLYDVRSGHLNPLKYCLGLAEAASALGVRIFENSPATRLVPGPTIVLKTDSGEVRAQHVLLAGNVYLHGLAPVLEPRIMPVGTYIAASQVMDPALASSLLPSRAAVSDTNFALDYFRPTTDHRLLYGGRVSYSTTTPPGLEASMQRRMARTFPQLRDTKVEYAWGGFVDISMNRAPDFGRLADLVDGAARGFENVYYLQGFSGHGLALTGLAGKLVAEAIEGNASRFDAFARIRHRPFPGGRLLRMPALVAGMAYYRLKDML; translated from the coding sequence ATGAGCTTCCTGAGCGCCGACCGCGATCTCAGCCGGAATTCGTACTACGCCACGACAACGCCGCGGCGGCAGACCTTTGCGAGCCTGAACGAGCGCATCGACTGCGACGTCGCGGTGGTAGGAGGCGGGCTCGCGGGACTTTCCGGAGCGGTCGAGCTGGCCGATCGCGGCTACCAGGTGGCGCTGCTCGAAGCCAGGCAGGTGGGCTGGGGGGCCTCGGGTCGCAACGGCGGGCAAGTGATCGCGGGCCTGGCCTGCGACCAGACGACGGTCGAGGCGCTCGTCGGCGTCTCCGAAGCCCGACGCATCTGGGCGATGACGCTCGAAGCCGTGGAGCTGGTGCACGCGCGGCGGCGGCGCTTCGGGATCGAGTGCGAATGGCAGTCCGGCTTCCTGTCGGTCGCGGTGGGCGCGAAGAAAGCGCGCGAGCTGCAGCGCTGGCAGGCCGACATGGCCGATCACTACGGCCACGAGACGACGTGGATAGCGCGCGCGGACCTGCCGCAGTGGATTGCCAGCCCGCGCTACCACGCCGGGCTGTACGACGTGCGTTCCGGCCACCTGAATCCGCTGAAGTACTGCCTGGGCCTGGCCGAGGCAGCATCAGCCCTGGGCGTTCGCATCTTCGAGAACTCGCCGGCCACCCGCCTCGTGCCCGGGCCCACGATCGTGCTGAAGACGGATTCGGGCGAAGTGCGAGCCCAGCACGTGCTGCTCGCCGGCAACGTGTACCTGCACGGCCTGGCGCCCGTGCTGGAGCCCCGGATCATGCCGGTCGGCACCTACATCGCGGCCTCGCAGGTGATGGATCCGGCGCTCGCGTCGTCCCTGCTGCCGTCGCGCGCCGCGGTGTCCGACACGAATTTCGCGCTCGACTATTTCCGGCCGACGACGGATCACCGCCTGCTGTATGGCGGGCGTGTGAGCTACAGCACCACCACGCCGCCGGGTCTGGAAGCGAGCATGCAGCGCCGCATGGCGCGCACCTTCCCGCAGCTTCGCGACACCAAGGTGGAATACGCCTGGGGCGGCTTCGTCGACATCTCGATGAACCGTGCGCCCGACTTCGGACGCCTTGCCGACCTGGTCGACGGCGCAGCGCGCGGTTTCGAGAACGTCTACTACCTGCAAGGCTTTTCCGGACACGGGCTTGCCCTCACCGGCCTGGCGGGCAAGCTCGTCGCGGAGGCCATCGAAGGCAACGCGAGCCGCTTCGACGCCTTCGCGCGCATTCGTCACCGGCCCTTCCCGGGCGGGCGTCTGCTGCGCATGCCGGCACTGGTGGCCGGCATGGCGTACTACCGGCTGAAGGACATGCTGTGA
- a CDS encoding gamma-glutamyl-gamma-aminobutyrate hydrolase family protein has product MKRKPVVLIPACNRVLGQHPFHVAGRKYAEAVRLAGCLPLVVPAIASDEVDDLLDVADGVLLTGSPSNVHPMHFGEPVLDEALPLDPERDRWTLPLIPRVLARGIPLFAICRGFQETNVALGGSLHQAVHEVPGQHDHRGASNAAPDVTYGVAHAVDVMPGSLLERLIGQQRFEVNSVHGQGVNRLADGLRVEACAPDGLVEAFSVPKAPGFNLCVQWHPEWQAASNPVSLRLFQAFGAACQSYRDRHRATHPESVPDR; this is encoded by the coding sequence ATGAAGCGCAAACCCGTCGTGCTCATTCCCGCCTGCAACCGTGTGCTGGGCCAACACCCCTTCCATGTCGCGGGCAGGAAGTACGCTGAAGCCGTCCGACTCGCAGGCTGCCTGCCGCTCGTCGTGCCGGCCATCGCGTCCGACGAGGTCGACGACCTGCTCGACGTGGCCGACGGCGTCCTGCTGACCGGATCGCCCTCCAACGTGCACCCGATGCATTTCGGCGAGCCTGTGCTGGACGAGGCGCTTCCGCTGGACCCCGAGCGCGACCGCTGGACCTTGCCGCTGATTCCACGGGTGCTTGCCCGGGGCATTCCGCTGTTCGCGATCTGCCGCGGCTTCCAGGAGACCAACGTGGCGCTGGGCGGCAGCCTGCATCAGGCCGTGCACGAGGTGCCGGGACAGCACGATCACCGCGGCGCGTCGAACGCCGCGCCGGACGTCACCTATGGCGTGGCCCATGCGGTCGACGTGATGCCCGGCAGCCTGCTGGAGCGCCTCATCGGCCAACAGCGCTTCGAGGTGAACTCGGTGCACGGCCAGGGCGTGAACCGCCTCGCCGACGGGCTTCGGGTGGAAGCGTGCGCGCCCGATGGCCTCGTCGAGGCGTTCTCCGTCCCCAAGGCACCCGGATTCAATCTCTGCGTGCAGTGGCACCCCGAGTGGCAGGCGGCCAGCAACCCCGTCTCGCTGCGCCTGTTCCAGGCTTTCGGCGCCGCCTGCCAGTCCTACCGCGATCGTCACCGAGCGACCCACCCCGAAAGCGTGCCGGACCGATAG
- a CDS encoding glutamine synthetase family protein: MVVRDNFTFSELEQWLNERRVTEIECLVPDLTGVARGKILPREKFTEDRGMRLPEAIVAIGVTGEFPEEGPYNDVIHVTDRDMHLRPDPSTVRIVPWAVDPTAQVIHDCFDREGNIIPYAPRSVLKRICALYAAEGWDPVVAPELEFYLIERNSDPNTPLRPPKGRSGRAETSRQAYSIDAVNEFDPLFEDIYAYCEQMELNVDTLIHEVGAGQMEINFFHAHPLGLADEVFFFKRTIREAALRHEMYATFMAKPMAHEPGSAMHVHQSIVKQSTGKNLFSNDDGSPSKEFYWYIGGLQKYTPAAMALVAPYVNSYRRLARSTAAPINIQWGTDNRTVGIRSPVASPASRRIENRVIGADANPYVALAATLACGYLGMKNRIEPSPECMGDAYQSEYQLPRSLSEALSWLADEKELHDVLGKEFITVYSEVKEIEHAEFMKVISPWEREHLLLHV, from the coding sequence ATGGTGGTGAGAGACAACTTCACATTCAGCGAACTGGAACAGTGGCTCAACGAGCGCCGCGTGACGGAGATCGAGTGCCTGGTGCCCGACCTCACCGGCGTGGCGCGCGGCAAGATCCTCCCGAGAGAGAAGTTCACCGAGGACCGCGGCATGCGCCTGCCCGAGGCCATCGTGGCGATCGGCGTGACCGGCGAATTCCCCGAGGAGGGACCCTACAACGACGTGATTCACGTCACCGACCGCGACATGCACCTGCGGCCGGACCCGAGCACCGTGCGCATCGTGCCGTGGGCGGTGGATCCGACCGCGCAAGTGATCCACGACTGCTTCGATCGCGAGGGCAACATCATCCCGTATGCGCCGCGTTCGGTGCTCAAGCGCATCTGCGCGCTGTATGCCGCCGAAGGCTGGGACCCGGTGGTCGCGCCGGAGCTCGAGTTCTACCTGATCGAGCGCAACTCCGATCCCAACACGCCGCTGCGTCCACCCAAGGGCCGCAGCGGCCGCGCCGAGACATCGCGCCAGGCGTACTCGATCGATGCGGTCAACGAGTTCGATCCGCTGTTCGAGGACATCTACGCCTACTGCGAGCAGATGGAGCTCAACGTCGACACGCTGATCCACGAGGTGGGCGCGGGACAGATGGAGATCAACTTCTTCCATGCGCATCCGCTCGGGCTGGCCGACGAGGTGTTCTTCTTCAAGCGCACCATCCGCGAGGCCGCGCTGCGCCACGAGATGTACGCCACCTTCATGGCCAAGCCGATGGCGCACGAGCCCGGAAGCGCGATGCACGTGCACCAGAGCATCGTCAAGCAGAGCACCGGCAAGAACCTGTTCAGCAACGACGACGGCAGCCCGTCCAAGGAGTTCTACTGGTACATCGGCGGGCTGCAGAAATACACGCCGGCCGCGATGGCGCTGGTCGCGCCGTACGTCAATTCCTATCGCAGGCTGGCGCGCTCGACGGCGGCACCCATCAACATCCAGTGGGGAACCGACAACCGCACCGTGGGCATCCGCTCGCCGGTCGCTTCGCCGGCGTCGCGGCGCATCGAGAACCGCGTGATCGGTGCCGATGCCAACCCGTACGTCGCGCTCGCCGCAACCCTCGCCTGCGGCTACCTCGGCATGAAGAACCGCATCGAGCCGTCGCCCGAATGCATGGGCGACGCGTACCAGTCGGAGTACCAGCTGCCGCGCTCGCTGTCGGAGGCGCTGAGCTGGCTGGCCGACGAGAAGGAGCTGCACGACGTGCTGGGCAAGGAGTTCATCACCGTCTACTCCGAGGTCAAGGAGATCGAGCACGCCGAGTTCATGAAAGTGATCTCGCCGTGGGAGCGCGAACACCTGCTGCTGCACGTCTAG